Proteins from one Ipomoea triloba cultivar NCNSP0323 chromosome 1, ASM357664v1 genomic window:
- the LOC116021048 gene encoding glutathione S-transferase TCHQD: MQLYHHPYSLDSLKVRLALEEKGIDYTSHHVNPITGKNLDTFFFRMNPTAKLPVFQNGAHIIYDTIEIIQYIERIAEKVSSGGIDLNVSNQEVVEWMHKIQEWDPKYFTLYHVPVKYRLYVSKFLRRVIIARMAECPDLASSYHRKLREAYETEEKLGNAEVVRRSEEHLVKLLDEVEGKLSEASYLTGEEFSLADVMLIPILARLEVLNLELEFINTRPNLSDYWAVVKQRPSYKKVIGRYFDGWKRQKTLLKTWCFVQVRSMMRRY; this comes from the exons ATGCAGCTCTATCATCATCCGTATTCGTTGGACAGCCTGAAGGTTAGACTTGCATTGGAAGAGAAAGGGATTGACTACACATCACATCATGTCAATCCCATCACTGGGAAGAACTTGGACACCTTTTTCTTCCGCATGAATCCAACTGCTAAACTACCTGTTTTCCAGAATGGTGCTCACATCATATACGATACTATCGAGATCATTCA ATATATAGAAAGGATTGCGGAGAAAGTGTCTTCTGGTGGCATTGACTTAAATGTTAGCAACCAAGAAGTTGTGGAATGGATGCATAAGATTCAAGAGTGGGACCCCAAGTATTTTACCCTCTACCATGTGCCTGTGAAGTATCGTCTCTATGTTTCTAAATTCTTAAGGCGAGTAATAATTGCTCGGATGGCTGAGTGTCCTGACCTGGCAAGTTCTTATCACCGTAAGCTAAGAGAGGCATATGAAACAGAAGAAAAATTGGGGAATGCAGAAGTTGTGAGACGGAGTGAAGAACATCTTGTAAAGCTTCTGGATGAGGTAGAAGGTAAACTAAGTGAAGCATCTTATCTAACCGGAGAGGAGTTCAGTTTGGCGGATGTGATGCTCATTCCTATTCTAGCTCGGTTAGAAGTGTTAAACTTGGAGCTCGAGTTCATCAATACAAGACCTAATCTATCTGATTACTGGGCTGTGGTGAAACAGAGGCCTAGTTATAAGAAGGTAATTGGAAGATACTTTGATGGGTGGAAAAGGCAGAAAACACTACTGAAGACATGGTGCTTTGTCCAAGTCAGAAGCATGATGCGAAGATACTGA